Proteins encoded within one genomic window of Oncorhynchus mykiss isolate Arlee chromosome 27, USDA_OmykA_1.1, whole genome shotgun sequence:
- the slc25a15a gene encoding solute carrier family 25 member 15a yields MAPHPVVQAIIDLSAGAIGGTACVFSGQPFDTAKVKMQTFPSMYRGFLHCFMATYRQMGLRGLYQGATPALIANIAENAVLFMSYGFCQDVLRRITGMDRAVELSDLQMACSGSLASIFSSLALCPTELVKCRLQAMHEMEASGKIPAGQKSSVWSVVRTVLRKDGPLGFYQGLTTTIVREVPGYFCFFGAYELCRTTFAQHLNTEKDGIGVVPLMFSGGFGGACLWLVVYPIDCVKSRIQVHSLAGRQQGFIKTLMGIIRTEGVAPLYSGLTPTMIRTFPANGALFLAYELSRKAMMQKFGDV; encoded by the exons atggcaCCTCATCCAGTGGTCCAGGCCATCATAGACCTCTCAGCTGGAGCGATAG GTGGGACAGCCTGTGTGTTCAGTGGCCAGCCGTTTGACACAGCCAAGGTGAAGATGCAGACCTTCCCTTCCATGTACCGAGGCTTCCTCCACTGCTTCATGGCCACCTACAG ACAGATGGGTCTGAGAGGGCTGTACCAGGGAGCCACCCCAGCCCTCATAGCCAACATCGCAGAGAACGCTGTCCTTTTCATGAGCTATGGTTTCTGTCAGGACGTGTTGCGGCGAATCACTGGGATGGACCGAGCCGTAGAACTCAG TGACCTCCAGATGGCGTGTTCAGGCTCCCTagcctccatcttctcctccctgGCTCTCTGTCCCACAGAGCTGGTCAAGTGTCGTCTGCAGGCCATGCATGAGATGGAGGCCTCCGGTAAGATACCCGCAGGGCAGAAGAG TTCGGTGTGGTCCGTGGTTCGGACTGTGTTGAGGAAGGACGGTCCTCTTGGGTTCTACCAGGGTTTGACTACAACCATCGTCAGGGAGGTTCCCGGGTATTTCTGCTTCTTCGGAGCCTACGAGCTCTGTCGCACGACATTTGCTCAGCATCTGAACACCGAAAAGGATGGCATAG gcGTTGTCCCTCTAATGTTCAGTGGTGGGTTTGGGGGAGCGTGCCTGTGGCTGGTGGTCTATCCCATAGACTGtgtgaagtccaggatccaggtcCACTCGCTAGCAGGCAGACAGCAAGGCTTCATCAAGACCTTGATGGGGATCATACGCACTGAAG GAGTGGCTCCTCTCTACTCAGGCCTCACCCCCACCATGATCAGAACCTTCCCTGCCAACGGAGCTCTCTTCTTGGCCTATGAGCTCAGCCGTAAGGCGATGATGCAGAAGTTTGGAGACGTCTGA